In Tiliqua scincoides isolate rTilSci1 chromosome 1, rTilSci1.hap2, whole genome shotgun sequence, the following are encoded in one genomic region:
- the C1H6orf120 gene encoding UPF0669 protein C6orf120 homolog, with product MAAYWKRMFVIALAFQGLLIANAYNEEEDIPEEWILLHVVQGQIAAGNYTYLRLNHEGKIVLQMQSLKGDADLYVSDVTLHPSFDDYELQSVTCGQDVVRVPAHFHRPVGIGIYGHPYHLESEFEMKVYYDQTVVEYPFSTGSYNPENMEMSQKQFHSTEDESQDEESVFWTILIGILKLILEILF from the coding sequence ATGGCAGCTTACTGGAAGAGAATGTTTGTGATAGCACTTGCTTTTCAAGGACTTCTAATAGCAAACGCTTACAATGAGGAAGAGGATATACCTGAAGAATGGATTCTTCTTCATGTGGTTCAGGGTCAGATAGCTGCTGGAAACTACACCTACTTGAGGCTAAATCATGAAGGGAAGATTGTGCTTCAAATGCAGAGTTTGAAAGGTGATGCAGATTTATATGTATCTGATGTGACCCTTCACCCCAGTTTTGATGATTATGAATTACAGTCTGTAACTTGTGGCCAAGATGTGGTTCGTGTGCCAGCACACTTCCACCGACCTGTGGGAATAGGGATTTATGGCCACCCATATCACTTGGAAAGTGAATTTGAAATGAAAGTATACTACGATCAAACAGTTGTAGAATATCCATTTAGTACTGGCTCTTACAATCCAGAAAATATGGAAATGAGCCAAAAGCAGTTTCATTCAACAGAAGATGAGTCTCAGGATGAAGAATCTGTCTTCTGGACTATATTGATTGGGATACTGAAGTTAATACTTGAAATCCTTTTTTAG